A single Nycticebus coucang isolate mNycCou1 chromosome 16, mNycCou1.pri, whole genome shotgun sequence DNA region contains:
- the LOC128567214 gene encoding 5-hydroxytryptamine receptor 3C-like, protein MEGGWSAREGVFLCLAVSLLLPGRANTFTINCSGFHQHGVDPAAFQAIFNQKAFRPVTNYNIPTRVNISFTLSAILDVNAQLQLLTSFLWLNMVWDNSFISWDPKECGHVNKFTVTAENLWLPDIFIVESMNVDQTPEGLSAFVTNDGRVMYSKPMRVTSICSLDIFYFPFDEQNCTLTFSSFIYTVDSMLLGMDKEVWEITDTSQDIVRTQGEWELLGISKATPRMFVGSSLFDQIVFYVAIRRRPSLYVVNLLVPSGFLIAIDALSFYLPAESGNRAPFKITLLLGYNVFLLLMNDLLPSSGTPLISAYFALCLSLMVLSLLETIFITYLLHLATTQPPPMPRWLHSLLLLCTCPGKCCPTAPHRGDQGLGLTPAQLPGLKEPVELVGKVPGPREAALTGVSGGTGAQQEQEAQKQRRVELWVQFSHMMDTLLFRLYLLFMASSILTVVGLWNT, encoded by the exons ATGGAAGGGGGATGGTCTGCAAGGGAAGGAGTCTTCCTTTGCCTTGCTGTCAGCCTTCTGCTTCCAG GAAGGGCAAACACTTTCACCATCAATTGCTCAGGCTTTCACCAGCATGGGGTGGACCCTGCTGCTTTCCAGGCCATATTTAACCAGAAGGCCTTCCGGCCAGTCACCAACTACAACATCCCCACTCGCGTCAACATCTCCTTCACCCTGTCTGCCATCCTGGATGTA aatgcACAACTTCAGCTGCTGACATCATTTCTATGGTTAAATATG GTGTGGGATAATTCTTTCATCAGCTGGGACCCAAAAGAATGTGGTCATGTCAACAAATTCACAGTGACAGCTGAGAACCTGTGGCTTCCAGACATCTTCATCGTGGAATC CATGAATGTGGATCAGACCCCGGAAGGCCTCTCTGCATTTGTGACTAATGACGGCCGCGTCATGTATAGCAAGCCAATGCGGGTGACCAGCATCTGCAGCCTGGACATCTTCTACTTCCCCTTTGATGAGCAGAACTGCACACTCACCTTTAGCTCTTTCATCTACACAG TGGATAGCATGCTGCTGGGGATGGACAAGGAAGTGTGGGAGATAACGGATACTTCGCAGGACATCGTCCGCACACAAGGGGAGTGGGAACTCCTGGGCATCAGCAAGGCCACCCCGAGGATGTTCGTGGGCTCCAGTCTTTTTGACCAGATCGTGTTCTAT GTGGCCATCAGGCGCAGGCCCAGCCTCTACGTTGTAAACCTCCTGGTGCCCAGCGGCTTTCTCATAGCGATCGACGCCCTCAGCTTCTACCTGCCAGCAGAAAGTGGGAACCGGGCCCCATTCAAGATCACCCTTCTGCTGGGCTACAATGTCTTCCTGCTCTTGATGAATGACTTACTCCCTTCTAGTGGCACTCCCCTCATCA GTGCCTACTTTGCCCTGTGCCTGTCGCTGATGGTGCTCAGCCTGCTGGAGACCATCTTCATCACCTACCTGCTGCACCTGGCCaccacccagcccccacccatgCCCCGGTGGCTCCACTctctgctgctgctctgcacctgccCAGGGAAATGCTGCCCCACTGCACCCCACAGGGGGGATCAGGGGCTGGGCCTCACACCTGCCCAGCTGCCTG GCCTGAAGGAGCCAGTAGAGTTGGTGGGGAAGGTGCCAGGCCCCAGAGAGGCAGCGCTGACTGGGGTCTCAGGAGGGACAGGGGCCCAGCAGGAGCAGGAGGCCCAGAAGCAGCGCCGGGTGGAGCTGTGGGTGCAGTTCAGCCACATGATGGACACCCTGCTCTTCCGCCTCTACCTGCTCTTCATGGCCTCCTCCATCCTCACGGTCGTCGGCCTCTGGAACACCTAG
- the LOC128567485 gene encoding 5-hydroxytryptamine receptor 3E-like → MEGSCFHREGFPFYLVLSLLLQGRSSTFTINCSGFGQHGVGTTVLGSAFDRKAFRPATNPRVPTQVNISFTMSAILDVDEQLQLLSSFLWLNMVWDNPFISWNPEECKGITKISMASENLWLPDIFIVEFMDVDKTPHGLTAYVSNNGRIRYKKPMKVTSICSLDIFYFPFDQQNCTLTFRSFLYTVDNMLLGMEKEVWEIANTSRHIVQTHGEWELLGINKASPKMSVGANLYDQIMFYVAIRRRPSLYIINLLVPSGFLIAIDALSFYLPAESGNRAPFKITLLLGYNVFLLMMNDLLPTNGTPLISAYFALCLSLMVLSLLETVFITYLLHLATTQPPPMPRWLHSLLLLCTCPRKCCPTAPHRGDQGLGLTPAQLPGLKEPVELVGKAPGPREAVLTGVSGGTGAQQEQEAQKQRRVELWVKFSHMMDTLLFRLYLLFMASSILTVIGLWNTQA, encoded by the exons atggaaggaagctgtttCCACAGGGAGGGATTTCCTTTCTACCTTGTTCTCAGTCTTCTGCTTCAAG GAAGGAGTAGTACTTTCACCATCAATTGCTCAGGGTTTGGCCAGCATGGGGTGGGTACCACTGTCCTGGGTTCAGCGTTTGACAGAAAGGCCTTCCGTCCAGCCACCAACCCCAGGGTCCCCACCCAAGTCAACATCTCCTTTACGATGTCTGCCATCCTAGATGTG GATGAACAACTACAGCTCTTGTCATCATTCCTGTGGCTGAACATG GTCTGGGATAACCCATTTATCAGCTGGAACCCAGAGGAGTGTAAGGGCATCACCAAGATCAGTATGGCAAGCGAGAACCTGTGGCTCCCAGATATTTTCATCGTTGAGTT CATGGATGTGGATAAGACCCCACATGGCCTCACAGCATATGTAAGTAATAATGGTCGCATCAGGTATAAGAAACCCATGAAGGTGACCAGCATCTGTAGCCTGGACATTTTCTACTTCCCTTTTGACCAGCAGAACTGCACACTCACCTTCAGGTCATTCCTCTACACAG TGGATAACATGTTGCTGGGCATGGAGAAAGAAGTGTGGGAGATAGCAAATACATCCCGACACATTGTTCAGACCCATGGAGAGTGGGAGCTCCTGGGCATCAACAAGGCCTCCCCAAAGATGTCTGTGGGAGCCAACCTGTATGATCAGATCATGTTCTAT GTGGCCATCAGGCGCAGGCCCAGCCTCTACATCATAAACCTCCTGGTGCCCAGCGGCTTTCTCATAGCGATTGACGCCCTCAGCTTCTACCTGCCAGCAGAAAGTGGGAACCGGGCCCCATTCAAGATCACCCTTCTGCTGGGCTACAATGTCTTCCTGCTCATGATGAACGACTTACTCCCCACCAATGGCACTCCCCTCATCA GTGCCTACTTTGCCCTGTGCCTGTCGCTGATGGTGCTCAGCCTGCTGGAGACCGTCTTCATCACCTACCTGCTGCACCTGGCCaccacccagcccccacccatgCCCCGGTGGCTCCACTctctgctgctgctctgcacctgccCACGGAAATGCTGCCCCACTGCGCCCCACAGGGGGGATCAGGGGCTGGGCCTCACCCCTGCCCAGCTGCCTG GCCTGAAGGAGCCAGTAGAGTTGGTGGGGAAGGCGCCAGGCCCCAGAGAGGCAGTGCTGACTGGGGTCTCAGGAGGGACAGGGGCCCAGCAGGAGCAGGAGGCCCAGAAGCAGCGCCGGGTGGAGCTGTGGGTGAAGTTCAGCCACATGATGGACACCCTGCTCTTCCGCCTCTACCTGCTCTTCATGGCCTCCTCCATCCTCACGGTCATCGGCCTCTGGAACACCCAAGCATGA